The proteins below come from a single Aphanothece sacrum FPU1 genomic window:
- a CDS encoding GTP-binding protein — MTLTQTQQETHLQQARVSLQQALSWYASFRRHWNYPPNPELQAAVRQDLQALKEALDKVEQNIIKIATFGLVSRGKSAVVNALIGQKLLDTGPLHGVTQWPKSVRWTPPSGKIQIEFIDTPGLDEIQGEARANMAQEIARQADLILFIVAGDITRTEYQALWELRRAQKPLILVFNKIDLYPEKDCETIYKQLQNIAIKSQGKANPLLSTEEIIMVAAEPQPIPIRVEYPNGKVTEEWETPPPDIEQLRQTILNILNQEGKSLLSINALMQAKQAEENIAQKTLEIRQKEAEKIIWQYTKYKALIVGLNPVALFDIIGGAFADLSLIRALAQLYGLPITNHEAGKLWRKILFSSGGLLLTELGSSLILGVGKSASAVSSFLESPAILTTYGTTALMQGGMAGYCAYIIGKAAQEYLEKGCSWGPLGPSTVIKTILDEIDRNTILYRLRQEF, encoded by the coding sequence ATTACTTTGACTCAAACGCAACAAGAAACCCATCTCCAACAAGCTCGCGTTAGTCTCCAACAAGCGTTATCCTGGTATGCGAGTTTTCGTCGTCATTGGAATTATCCCCCTAATCCTGAACTGCAAGCAGCAGTACGACAAGATTTACAAGCACTAAAAGAAGCTTTAGATAAAGTAGAACAAAATATAATTAAAATTGCTACCTTTGGGTTAGTTAGTCGGGGAAAATCTGCGGTTGTTAATGCTTTAATTGGACAGAAACTTCTTGATACTGGGCCCCTTCATGGTGTAACTCAGTGGCCAAAATCAGTGCGTTGGACACCTCCTAGCGGTAAGATACAAATAGAATTTATTGATACTCCTGGGTTAGATGAAATTCAGGGGGAAGCAAGGGCAAATATGGCTCAAGAAATAGCGCGTCAAGCTGATTTAATTCTCTTTATTGTGGCGGGAGATATTACTCGGACAGAATATCAAGCTTTATGGGAGTTAAGACGCGCTCAAAAACCTCTTATTTTAGTGTTTAATAAGATTGATCTTTATCCTGAAAAAGATTGTGAAACTATTTATAAACAATTACAAAATATTGCTATTAAATCCCAAGGAAAAGCAAATCCACTTCTTTCAACGGAAGAAATTATTATGGTGGCCGCTGAACCTCAACCCATTCCTATTAGAGTGGAATATCCTAATGGTAAAGTAACAGAAGAATGGGAAACACCTCCCCCAGATATTGAACAACTTCGTCAAACTATTCTTAATATTTTAAACCAAGAAGGCAAGTCTCTTTTATCAATTAATGCTTTAATGCAAGCAAAACAAGCGGAAGAAAATATTGCTCAAAAAACATTAGAAATTAGACAAAAAGAAGCAGAAAAAATTATTTGGCAATATACTAAATATAAAGCTTTAATTGTGGGTTTAAATCCGGTTGCTTTATTTGATATAATTGGAGGAGCTTTTGCCGATTTATCTTTAATTCGTGCCTTAGCTCAATTGTATGGCTTGCCCATTACTAATCATGAAGCGGGGAAATTATGGCGAAAAATTCTTTTTAGTTCAGGGGGATTATTATTAACAGAACTAGGGAGTAGTTTGATTTTAGGAGTCGGAAAAAGTGCGTCTGCGGTGTCTAGTTTTTTAGAAAGTCCTGCTATATTAACTACTTATGGAACTACCGCTTTAATGCAAGGAGGAATGGCGGGATATTGTGCTTATATTATTGGAAAAGCAGCCCAAGAATATTTAGAAAAAGGCTGTAGTTGGGGGCCATTGGGGCCAAGTACCGTTATTAAAACAATTCTTGATGAAATTGACCGCAATACTATTCTTTATCGTTTACGACAGGAGTTTTAG
- a CDS encoding HTTM domain-containing protein — protein MSISSLSWKQIFRGWNIFFHQPINPQICDIIRIFYSFLLLINLLVLLPDLNNWFGENGLLPYSVSREIIDPDTLTIFMWLPKNNDVLWLCYGIFVSQIILLLIGLFSRFQAICVFIWFVSFVHRHHILFDAEDTLFRLIGFFLIFMPIGTYYSLDNCLNTRKGYTLNKKKSTWALRLLQIQMSLIYFSTVWEKMKGEDWVNGTAIYYVSHLDDLFGHFPVPQFLFTSLTLMKIMTWIVLVVELFIPIGLWFKETRRFALLIAVGMHLSLEYAMNLFLFQWLMLVGLLSFTEPEDFKLIKHGLNKIKTGLTKRFYF, from the coding sequence ATGAGTATTTCTTCTTTAAGCTGGAAGCAAATTTTTCGAGGTTGGAATATATTTTTTCATCAGCCTATTAATCCTCAAATTTGTGATATTATTCGCATTTTTTATAGTTTTTTATTACTAATTAATCTTTTAGTTTTGTTACCAGATTTAAACAATTGGTTTGGAGAAAATGGGCTTTTACCTTACTCAGTATCTAGAGAAATTATTGATCCTGATACTCTAACAATTTTTATGTGGCTACCTAAGAATAATGACGTATTATGGCTGTGTTATGGAATTTTTGTCTCTCAAATTATTCTATTATTAATTGGCTTATTTAGCAGATTTCAAGCGATTTGTGTCTTTATTTGGTTTGTTTCTTTTGTCCATCGCCATCATATTTTATTTGATGCAGAAGATACTTTATTTAGACTAATAGGATTTTTTTTAATATTTATGCCAATTGGAACTTACTATTCTTTAGATAATTGTTTAAATACTCGTAAAGGATATACTTTAAATAAAAAAAAATCAACTTGGGCTTTAAGATTACTTCAGATTCAGATGTCATTAATTTACTTTTCTACAGTATGGGAAAAAATGAAAGGAGAAGACTGGGTTAATGGAACAGCAATTTATTATGTTAGTCATTTAGACGATTTATTTGGACATTTTCCCGTTCCTCAATTTTTGTTTACTTCATTAACATTAATGAAGATAATGACTTGGATAGTTTTAGTAGTTGAATTATTTATTCCTATTGGTTTATGGTTTAAAGAAACCCGTCGTTTTGCCTTATTAATAGCAGTGGGAATGCACCTCTCTCTCGAATATGCCATGAATTTATTTTTATTTCAATGGCTCATGTTAGTGGGATTATTATCTTTTACTGAGCCAGAAGATTTTAAACTGATAAAGCATGGGTTAAATAAGATAAAAACAGGACTTACCAAGAGATTCTACTTCTAG
- a CDS encoding DALR anticodon-binding domain-containing protein codes for MNFSLDNQGIKGHFYPFNLTLETFSLQKCLKLFLLTRLNCKSGLQVAPNDLKVQEISLFRLSHGTDITYRCAIAFQLSRQSGLSPPQLAQDILALLLPQIDDSDELFPQLSVRVRFIEPGWLDFRLTDSSLAMWLQYISSLNFEEWQPSNHRQMSGNYDNSFLVNYAHARCCALLRLGDQEGIIQLNDSVLSSFTQPQKKPQPIPWLRTSEKNLWLSDPKERSLISCLVNTSDQVSSESLESLSKLATNLSLSFLEFERYCRIFGETLRETPELSQARLGLIWVTQQWLKRLWERETGRVPPVEL; via the coding sequence GTGAATTTTAGCCTAGATAATCAAGGAATTAAAGGACATTTTTATCCGTTTAATCTGACATTAGAGACTTTTTCCCTTCAGAAGTGCCTGAAACTATTTTTATTGACTCGATTAAATTGTAAATCAGGGTTACAAGTTGCTCCCAATGATTTGAAAGTTCAAGAGATTTCTCTATTTCGTTTGTCTCATGGGACAGACATTACTTATCGTTGTGCGATCGCGTTTCAATTATCCCGTCAGTCTGGTTTATCCCCTCCACAACTAGCTCAAGATATATTAGCTCTTTTGCTCCCTCAGATTGATGATTCTGACGAGTTGTTTCCTCAGTTAAGTGTCAGGGTGAGATTTATTGAACCAGGGTGGTTAGATTTTCGTTTGACTGATTCCTCCTTGGCCATGTGGCTACAATACATTAGTTCGCTTAATTTTGAAGAATGGCAACCGTCAAATCACCGACAAATGTCAGGTAATTATGACAATTCATTCTTAGTTAACTATGCTCATGCTCGTTGTTGCGCCCTATTACGTCTTGGAGATCAAGAAGGGATAATCCAGCTTAATGACTCGGTTTTGAGTAGTTTTACTCAGCCTCAAAAAAAACCTCAACCCATTCCTTGGTTAAGGACATCAGAGAAAAATTTATGGTTAAGTGACCCAAAAGAGCGATCGCTGATTTCTTGCTTAGTAAACACGAGTGATCAAGTTTCTAGTGAATCTTTAGAGAGTTTAAGTAAATTAGCTACTAATTTAAGCCTATCTTTTTTAGAATTTGAGCGTTATTGTCGTATTTTTGGAGAAACGTTGCGAGAGACTCCCGAATTATCCCAAGCCAGACTAGGATTAATTTGGGTGACACAACAATGGTTAAAGAGGCTCTGGGAGAGGGAAACAGGGCGTGTTCCCCCAGTCGAATTATAA
- a CDS encoding dTDP-4-dehydrorhamnose 3,5-epimerase family protein: MGLTSKVSNVDWIDGVQVSPLKLVPNERGRLMEVQRFDDSIFPGFGQAYITSTFPGVIKAWYKHSIQIDQIAVIIGLLKLVLYDAREDSPTYERVDTILLGELAPKLVQFPPGIWHGFQAVGTQETFALHLNSVAFIADTPDEERLPFDTDLIPYKWS; this comes from the coding sequence ATGGGTTTGACATCAAAAGTCTCTAATGTAGATTGGATAGATGGGGTACAAGTATCTCCCTTAAAACTTGTTCCTAATGAACGAGGACGACTGATGGAAGTCCAAAGATTTGATGATTCTATTTTCCCCGGTTTTGGACAAGCTTATATCACTTCTACTTTTCCTGGTGTTATCAAGGCTTGGTATAAGCACTCTATACAGATAGACCAAATTGCTGTCATTATAGGGTTATTAAAACTTGTTCTCTACGATGCTAGAGAGGATTCTCCAACCTATGAAAGAGTTGATACTATATTGTTAGGAGAATTGGCTCCCAAGCTAGTTCAGTTTCCTCCAGGAATTTGGCATGGTTTTCAAGCAGTTGGTACTCAAGAAACCTTTGCCTTGCATCTTAACTCAGTTGCTTTTATAGCAGATACTCCCGACGAAGAACGTTTACCATTTGATACAGACCTAATTCCCTACAAATGGTCATAA
- a CDS encoding aldolase/citrate lyase family protein has translation MTIYTCYYILNHIAYYRIWKLVVINHLNLLLFTKDVSLAKQAEEAGVESIIVDWEQTGKHQRQSGYSTEINSHTTQNVIELAEVITIPITVRINPFGSNTIKEIETALDCGAKIIMLPMAKHPREVEKFLDLVHGRAETIIQIETSELVEHCHLLRDLSWNYAYIGLNDLTISRQKTWIWDLVADGTVEKIFESLGHRLIGFGGVTIISGGNPIPFINILHEMSRLNCRLSVLRRSFKREIVGRDFQTEIDAIRTAWVAASERNPKTIQDDHLAFIELLRDKKYMLYKV, from the coding sequence TTGACAATTTATACTTGCTATTATATCTTAAATCATATTGCATATTATAGAATTTGGAAATTAGTGGTTATCAATCATTTAAACTTATTGTTATTTACAAAAGATGTATCATTAGCAAAACAAGCTGAGGAAGCAGGTGTTGAGAGCATTATAGTTGATTGGGAGCAAACAGGTAAACATCAAAGACAGAGCGGTTATTCAACAGAGATTAACTCACATACAACCCAAAATGTGATTGAGCTTGCTGAAGTTATTACTATACCAATTACAGTCAGGATTAATCCCTTTGGATCAAATACCATTAAAGAAATTGAGACAGCACTAGATTGCGGTGCTAAGATTATTATGTTGCCTATGGCCAAACATCCCAGAGAAGTAGAAAAATTTCTAGATTTAGTTCATGGGAGAGCGGAAACAATCATTCAGATTGAAACTTCCGAGTTAGTTGAACATTGCCATCTCCTTCGAGATCTTTCATGGAACTATGCTTACATCGGTTTGAATGACCTAACTATTTCACGCCAAAAAACATGGATTTGGGATTTAGTAGCTGATGGCACAGTAGAAAAGATTTTTGAAAGTTTAGGGCATCGTCTAATCGGGTTTGGAGGTGTTACTATAATTAGTGGTGGAAACCCTATCCCTTTCATCAACATCTTACATGAAATGTCCCGACTAAACTGTCGATTAAGTGTTTTAAGACGTAGTTTCAAAAGGGAAATTGTAGGGCGTGATTTTCAGACTGAAATTGATGCTATTCGGACTGCTTGGGTGGCTGCATCCGAAAGGAATCCGAAGACTATTCAGGATGATCATCTAGCTTTTATAGAGCTACTTCGAGATAAAAAATATATGTTATACAAAGTTTAA
- a CDS encoding glycosyltransferase family 2 protein, producing MMDIAVIIPLFNGAKWIRQTLESVFSQSHLPREVVVVDDGSTDKSLEILQDFPHVKLLRSPDKGGPAARNFGLQQTTAPLVAFLDQDDIWHPDHLRLLSGLLCQYPQYPAAVAMMLSFEDNLVFPHPVLDEYPLDFWSTFPRNSIGGPSPILIRRTALDSIGGWPTKFSTSAFYAWLRLSANHPFMQNRSFTVGYRQHDQSHSYRLRKQCSFYDEQIEALEDALPYRIMAQPQEEKELRKRLDTWFILSDLLKAIVNCDYTLLEKYALILEDNLSDFSTEFSESLCQSLVFWNLVPVWRYDSLQQQQQLIETLLEHWPKKAERTRQIIRSLTQQIAPRKAFIKYLLHRPFSWKRWIVFSEIIFNLSPTPNP from the coding sequence ATGATGGATATAGCTGTTATCATCCCATTATTTAATGGTGCCAAATGGATTCGTCAAACCCTAGAGTCAGTTTTTTCTCAATCTCACTTACCACGAGAAGTGGTAGTAGTAGATGATGGCTCAACCGATAAATCATTAGAAATCCTTCAGGATTTTCCTCATGTCAAACTGTTACGATCTCCCGATAAAGGAGGTCCTGCGGCGCGAAATTTTGGACTACAACAGACTACAGCACCATTGGTAGCATTTCTCGATCAGGATGATATTTGGCATCCTGATCACCTGCGTCTTTTAAGCGGTCTTCTGTGTCAATATCCTCAATATCCGGCTGCCGTTGCCATGATGTTAAGTTTTGAAGATAACCTAGTGTTTCCACATCCTGTTCTCGATGAGTATCCTTTGGATTTTTGGAGTACCTTTCCCAGAAATAGTATTGGTGGTCCTTCGCCAATTCTAATCCGTAGAACTGCTCTCGATTCAATTGGAGGCTGGCCAACAAAATTTTCTACAAGTGCTTTTTATGCTTGGCTGAGACTCAGTGCCAATCATCCCTTTATGCAAAACCGAAGCTTTACAGTTGGATATCGTCAGCATGATCAATCTCATAGCTATAGATTACGGAAACAATGTAGTTTTTATGATGAACAAATAGAAGCTTTAGAAGATGCCCTTCCTTATAGGATAATGGCTCAACCTCAAGAAGAGAAAGAGTTAAGAAAACGGTTAGATACTTGGTTCATTTTATCTGATCTATTGAAGGCAATAGTTAATTGTGATTACACGCTTCTAGAAAAGTATGCTCTGATTTTAGAAGATAATTTATCTGACTTCTCAACGGAATTTAGTGAATCTTTGTGTCAAAGTTTAGTCTTTTGGAATTTAGTACCTGTTTGGCGTTATGATTCATTACAACAGCAGCAACAACTAATAGAAACTCTATTAGAACATTGGCCTAAAAAAGCAGAAAGAACGAGACAAATTATCCGATCATTGACTCAGCAAATTGCACCAAGAAAAGCATTTATAAAATATCTATTACATCGTCCCTTTTCTTGGAAACGGTGGATTGTATTTTCAGAGATAATCTTCAATTTATCCCCAACCCCTAACCCCTAA
- the dxs gene encoding 1-deoxy-D-xylulose-5-phosphate synthase yields the protein MHISDMTHPNQLHGLSLRQLEDVARQIREKHLQTVAAIGGHLGPGLGVVELTVALYQTLDLDRDKVIWDVGHQAYPHKILTGRYHRFHTLRQKKGVAGYLKRCESQFDHFGAGHASTSISAALGMALARDSQGEDYKVVAIIGDGALTGGMALEAINHAGHLPHTNLMVVLNDNEMSISPNVGAISRYLNKVRLSDPVQFLSDNLEEQFKHLPFFGEAFNPEMERLKEGMKRLAVPKVGAVIEELGFKYFGPIDGHNLQELIATFKQAHKATGPVFVHVATVKGKGYELAEKDQVGYHAQSPFNLATGKAIPSNTPKPPSYSKVFAHTLTTLAQNNPKIIGITAAMATGTGLDKLQAKLPKQYIDVGIAEQHGVTLAAGLACEGMRPVVAIYSTFLQRAYDQVLHDVCIQNLPVFFCLDRAGIVGADGPTHQGMYDIAYLRCIPNMAIMAPKDEAELQRMIVTGINHTDGPIAMRYPRGNGIGVPLMEEGWEPLPIGKGEILRNGDDLLLVAYGSMVNTALQVAEVLREHSVEATVINARFVKPLDTELILPLAQRIGKVVTLEEGCLMGGFGSAVAEALMDNNVLVPLKRFGVGDHLVDHATPNESKSDLGLTSPQITEQILKTFFSVKQSSVVS from the coding sequence ATGCATATAAGTGACATGACTCATCCCAATCAGTTGCATGGCTTATCACTTCGACAACTGGAGGATGTCGCCCGTCAAATTCGAGAAAAACATTTACAAACCGTCGCCGCAATAGGAGGCCATTTAGGCCCAGGGTTAGGAGTTGTAGAATTAACCGTTGCCTTATACCAAACCCTAGATTTAGACCGAGATAAAGTCATTTGGGATGTGGGACACCAAGCCTATCCCCATAAAATATTAACCGGACGTTATCATCGTTTCCACACTTTACGGCAAAAAAAAGGCGTTGCTGGCTATCTTAAACGTTGTGAGAGTCAATTTGACCATTTTGGAGCGGGACACGCCTCTACTAGCATTTCTGCTGCTTTGGGAATGGCTTTAGCCAGAGATTCTCAAGGAGAAGACTACAAAGTTGTTGCTATCATCGGAGATGGTGCCTTAACCGGAGGTATGGCCCTAGAAGCCATTAACCACGCCGGCCATTTGCCCCATACTAACCTGATGGTGGTCTTAAACGACAATGAAATGTCGATTTCTCCCAATGTGGGCGCAATTTCTCGTTATCTCAACAAAGTTCGTCTCAGTGATCCGGTACAGTTCCTCTCAGACAACCTAGAAGAACAATTTAAGCATTTACCCTTCTTTGGTGAGGCATTTAATCCCGAAATGGAACGGCTTAAGGAAGGCATGAAACGCCTTGCTGTACCGAAAGTTGGCGCAGTCATTGAAGAATTGGGCTTTAAATATTTTGGCCCTATTGATGGTCATAATTTACAAGAATTAATCGCCACCTTCAAACAAGCCCATAAAGCCACAGGCCCCGTATTCGTCCATGTTGCCACAGTTAAAGGCAAAGGTTACGAATTAGCCGAAAAAGATCAAGTGGGCTATCATGCCCAAAGTCCCTTTAATTTGGCGACCGGAAAAGCTATTCCCTCCAATACCCCTAAACCTCCTAGTTATTCCAAGGTTTTTGCCCATACCCTCACTACCCTCGCTCAAAATAACCCTAAAATTATCGGTATTACGGCAGCGATGGCTACTGGGACAGGACTTGATAAACTTCAGGCAAAATTACCGAAACAATACATTGATGTGGGTATTGCCGAACAACACGGCGTTACTTTAGCCGCAGGGTTAGCTTGTGAAGGAATGCGCCCCGTAGTGGCGATTTACTCCACTTTTCTACAACGGGCTTACGATCAGGTCTTACACGATGTCTGTATTCAAAACTTGCCCGTTTTCTTCTGTTTAGATCGGGCCGGTATTGTAGGCGCAGACGGGCCTACCCATCAAGGGATGTATGATATTGCCTATCTACGGTGTATCCCCAATATGGCTATTATGGCACCCAAAGATGAAGCGGAATTACAACGCATGATAGTGACGGGAATCAATCATACTGATGGCCCTATTGCTATGCGTTATCCTCGTGGTAACGGTATCGGGGTTCCTCTGATGGAAGAAGGATGGGAACCTTTACCCATCGGCAAAGGGGAAATTCTGCGTAATGGGGATGATCTTTTATTAGTCGCTTACGGTAGCATGGTTAATACGGCCTTGCAAGTGGCTGAAGTTCTCAGAGAACACTCTGTTGAGGCCACAGTCATAAACGCCCGTTTTGTTAAACCTTTAGATACCGAGTTGATCCTACCTCTAGCCCAACGTATCGGTAAAGTCGTTACTTTAGAGGAAGGCTGTTTAATGGGAGGTTTCGGATCGGCTGTAGCTGAGGCTTTAATGGACAATAATGTCTTAGTTCCTCTTAAACGCTTTGGAGTCGGGGATCACCTAGTTGATCATGCTACACCCAATGAATCTAAATCTGATTTGGGGTTAACCAGTCCTCAAATTACGGAACAAATTCTCAAAACCTTTTTTAGTGTTAAACAATCTTCTGTTGTCAGCTAA
- a CDS encoding NACHT domain-containing protein — MTHRSVRSSEDGITQAKQILAMKGWSQQYLAGEVGLSSRQCVWKFLTGRPIERHIFKEICFKLELNWEEIVDLPYEQSPKRVQPEWIVENLGLEECVKMMRAKVGEQIQIQCNSLQSSFELTQPPLDQIYTTVKILPEPTHQRWLEVVDLQQGKNSTQRFSVKGTNPKAVSGLEIINKYNKLMILGKPGAGKTTFLQYIALQCSKGKYKGDLIPCFIQLRSWLEQGFDEEINLSSYLMRQCLGHGLSHEQSLTLLQEGKFFCLLDGLDEISQESREILYRNIDNFAQDYYKNRIIMTCRGAVQQFHFKGFTYVEIADFDHTSIENFAQRWFVAMADNKRNGKNKADEFLEQLDLPENQPIRELAITPILLNLLCSVFKERSSFPTKRAKLYQIGLDILLQRWDQARGIERDGIYHNLPLPHKIKLLCQIAAITFERDSCFFESREVLDIIEEYLENSLDLKEDAETLWLTSEAVLKSIELQHGLLIERARDIYSFSHLTFQEYLTARKIVSTKSEVLKNELNKLAQKILESRWREVILLTISLLPNADFVLQNMKQVLDSLVQQDLLLERFLVLLENKVSSVKFSGEKSALRAFYFTLFRHRDLDLALALDINLSSQLKLDKELQLDSILARAFVDSVRLVEKPNLKHFLNLCFTLELENKFQLDPNFQESFQTLKSILPSPENKKEDIFTWWQEEGKEWVETFHHLLIEHRQIGYNWQLNPEQQELWDQYYQANLFLVECLNSDGQISPKVSQEIESTLLLPPQILEILKTQINPLLSV; from the coding sequence ATGACACACCGATCTGTACGTTCTTCTGAAGACGGAATTACTCAAGCGAAGCAAATATTAGCCATGAAAGGCTGGAGTCAGCAATATTTGGCGGGTGAAGTCGGCTTGTCTAGTCGTCAATGTGTCTGGAAATTTTTGACAGGGCGACCCATTGAACGTCATATTTTTAAAGAAATTTGTTTTAAATTAGAACTTAATTGGGAAGAAATTGTTGACTTACCTTATGAACAATCACCCAAACGAGTGCAACCTGAATGGATAGTGGAAAATCTAGGTCTTGAGGAATGTGTAAAGATGATGCGCGCTAAAGTGGGAGAGCAAATTCAAATCCAATGTAATAGCTTACAATCTTCTTTTGAGTTAACTCAACCTCCCCTTGATCAAATTTATACTACGGTTAAGATTTTACCTGAACCAACCCATCAACGATGGTTAGAAGTTGTTGATTTACAACAAGGGAAAAATAGTACACAAAGATTTAGTGTTAAGGGTACTAACCCGAAAGCGGTATCTGGACTCGAAATAATCAATAAATATAACAAGTTGATGATTTTGGGGAAACCAGGAGCAGGAAAAACCACATTTTTACAATATATTGCGCTCCAATGTAGTAAAGGCAAGTATAAAGGTGACTTAATTCCTTGTTTTATTCAGCTAAGAAGTTGGTTAGAACAAGGGTTTGATGAGGAAATTAATTTATCATCTTATCTGATGAGACAATGTCTTGGTCATGGGTTATCTCATGAACAAAGCTTGACTTTATTGCAGGAGGGGAAATTTTTCTGTTTATTAGATGGACTAGATGAAATTTCTCAAGAAAGTCGAGAGATTTTATACAGAAATATTGATAATTTTGCTCAAGATTATTACAAAAATAGAATTATTATGACTTGTAGAGGTGCGGTTCAGCAATTTCATTTTAAGGGATTTACCTATGTAGAAATTGCTGATTTTGATCATACCAGTATTGAAAATTTTGCTCAAAGATGGTTTGTGGCAATGGCTGATAATAAGCGGAATGGTAAGAATAAAGCAGATGAATTCCTAGAACAATTAGATCTCCCTGAAAATCAGCCCATTCGAGAATTAGCGATTACGCCTATTTTACTAAATCTTCTCTGTTCAGTCTTTAAAGAAAGGTCTAGTTTCCCGACTAAACGAGCTAAATTATATCAAATTGGCTTAGATATTTTATTACAGCGTTGGGATCAAGCTAGAGGTATTGAAAGAGATGGTATTTATCATAATTTGCCCTTACCTCATAAAATCAAGCTTTTATGTCAAATTGCTGCTATTACATTTGAGCGGGATAGTTGTTTTTTTGAAAGTCGGGAAGTTTTAGATATTATCGAAGAATATCTAGAGAATTCTCTTGATTTGAAGGAAGATGCTGAAACCTTATGGTTAACCAGTGAAGCGGTGTTAAAATCCATTGAATTACAGCATGGTTTATTAATTGAAAGAGCGAGGGATATTTATTCTTTTTCTCATTTAACTTTTCAAGAATATCTGACAGCGAGAAAAATTGTTAGTACAAAATCTGAAGTTTTAAAAAATGAATTAAATAAATTAGCCCAAAAAATACTAGAAAGTCGTTGGCGGGAGGTAATTTTATTAACGATTAGTTTGTTACCTAATGCCGATTTTGTATTGCAAAATATGAAACAAGTTCTTGATTCTTTAGTTCAACAAGATTTGCTATTAGAAAGATTCTTAGTTCTTCTAGAGAACAAGGTATCATCAGTGAAATTTTCTGGTGAAAAATCAGCCTTAAGAGCTTTTTATTTTACTTTATTTCGTCATCGAGATTTAGACTTAGCTCTTGCTCTTGATATTAATTTATCAAGTCAATTAAAATTAGATAAAGAACTACAACTAGATTCTATTTTAGCCAGAGCATTTGTAGATAGTGTCCGCTTAGTTGAAAAACCCAATCTTAAACATTTTCTGAATTTATGTTTTACTTTGGAATTAGAAAACAAGTTTCAGTTAGATCCCAATTTTCAAGAAAGTTTTCAAACATTAAAATCTATACTTCCTTCACCCGAAAATAAGAAAGAAGATATTTTTACTTGGTGGCAAGAAGAAGGAAAAGAATGGGTTGAAACGTTTCATCATCTACTGATTGAACATCGTCAAATTGGTTATAATTGGCAACTGAACCCTGAACAACAAGAACTCTGGGATCAGTATTATCAAGCTAATTTATTTTTAGTGGAATGTTTAAACTCAGACGGACAAATTAGTCCTAAAGTCTCTCAAGAAATTGAATCTACTCTATTATTACCGCCTCAAATCTTAGAAATTTTAAAGACGCAAATAAACCCCCTCTTGTCTGTATAA